From the Hevea brasiliensis isolate MT/VB/25A 57/8 chromosome 15, ASM3005281v1, whole genome shotgun sequence genome, one window contains:
- the LOC110645771 gene encoding autophagy-related protein 18f isoform X1, with the protein MLKREIGESGIVAIWVFVAFVFWSLGTIMRNSSYGQQLQQKNSQGRPNNGFLPSSFRAISSYLRIVSSGASTVARSAASVAQSIVDRDGDGNNDQVQWAGFDKLEDGGDVIRQVLLLGYRSGFQVWDVEEADNVRDLVSRHDGPVSFMQMLPKPIASKRSTDKFADSRPILVVCTDGTLSGGSTTQDGLATLYNGSVPNHYDLGNSSFLPTIVRFYSLRTKSYIHVLKFRSIVCSVRCSTRIVAISQAAQIHCFDATTLEREYTILTNPIVSSYPGSGGTGYGPLAVGPRWLAYSGSPVAVSNSGRVSPQHLTPSPSFSGFNSNGSLVAHYAKESSKQLAAGIVTLGDMGYKKLSRYCSELLPDSNGSLQSGSPGWKVNGTVNGHLPDADNVGMVVVRDIVSKCVVAQFRAHRSSISALCFDPSGTLLVTASVHGHNINVFKIMPGLLGSSSTGDAGTSYAHLYRLQRGFTNAVIQDISFSDDSNWIMVSSSRGTSHLFAINPFGGSVNFQTSDASYTTKNNGFGVMTKSAVRWPPNLGLLMHNQQSICATGPPVTLSVVSRIRNGNNGWRSTVTGAAAAATGRLGSLSGAIASSFHNSKSNNDLYVDGTTLKTKYHLLVFSPSGCMIQYVLRISMGIDSINVASGLGTAHESVPESDGRLVVEAIQKWNICQKQNRRVQEDNVDIYGENGNSDSNKIYPEGKKNGNSVHREGSGAATKAKISLEEKHHLYISEAELQMHQPHVPVWTKPEIYFQLMMAEGIKMDVETAIRGEIEVERIPIRMIEARSKDLVPVFDYLRHTRIPVLDSNVNGQLHHQRSVLSENGRLSHRSSSGSLDSMTDRGVVAADHQNGVEEAGWNGPRMPVEAMGFVNSSDSPKRDNWLENVNNREHLRTEAQLKFVNSNNGGPKVENHFEDEDDEFD; encoded by the exons ATGCTTAAAAGAGAAATTGGAGAATCGGGGATTGTAGCAATTTGGGTTTTCGTTGCCTTTGTTTTTTGGTCTCTTGGGACTATTATGAGGAATAGTAGTTATGGGCAGCAGCTGCAGCAGAAGAATTCGCAGGGGCGACCGAACAATGGATTTTTACCAAGCTCGTTTAGGGCGATTTCTAGCTATTTGAGGATTGTTTCGTCTGGGGCGTCTACGGTGGCGAGGTCTGCTGCCTCTGTCGCGCAATCCATTGTGGATAGAGATGGTGATGGTAACAATGATCAG GTCCAGTGGGCTGGGTTTGACAAGTTAGAAGATGGTGGTGATGTGATTCGGCAGGTTCTTCTGTTGGGCTATCGGTCTGGTTTCCAGGTTTGGGATGTTGAGGAAGCTGATAACGTTCGTGACCTTGTTTCTAGACATGATGGTCCTGTTTCGTTCATGCAAATGCTACCAAAACCAATAGCATCAAAGAGGTCAACAGACAAGTTTGCAGACAGCCGACCTATTCTGGTAGTTTGTACTGATGGGACCCTTTCTGGAGGTAGTACCACTCAAGATGGATTAGCTACTCTGTACAATGGGAGCGTCCCTAACCACTATGATCTGGGTAACAGTAGTTTTTTGCCCACCATTGTACGGTTTTATTCCCTGAGAACTAAATCTTACATACATGTGCTGAAGTTCAGATCAATTGTTTGTTCTGTGAGGTGTAGCACTCGAATTGTTGCCATTTCTCAAGCAGCTCAG ATACACTGTTTTGATGCAACGACATTGGAGAGAGAATATACAATTCTCACAAATCCTATAGTCTCAAGTTATCCTGGTTCTGGAGGTACAGGCTATGGTCCTCTTGCAGTTGGTCCCAGATGGCTGGCTTACAGTGGAAGTCCAGTTGCAGTCTCTAATTCTGGACGTGTAAGCCCACAACATCTAACACCTTCACCAAGTTTTTCTGGTTTCAATTCAAATGGTAGTTTGGTTGCACATTATGCAAAAGAATCAAGCAAGCAACTTGCTGCTGGAATTGTGACACTAGGTGACATGGGATATAAGAAGTTGTCCAGGTATTGCTCAGAGCTTCTACCTGATTCCAATGGTTCCCTTCAATCCGGGAGTCCTGGCTGGAAAGTCAATGGTACTGTTAATGGCCATTTGCCAGATGCAGATAACGTAGGAATG GTGGTTGTCAGGGATATTGTCAGTAAATGCGTCGTTGCCCAATTTAGAGCACACAGAAGTTCTATTTCAGCATTGTGCTTTGATCCTAGTGGGACCCTCTTGGTTACTGCCTCTGTTCATGGTCATAACATAAATGTTTTTAAAATAATGCCTGGACTCCTGGGAAGCTCCTCCACAGGTGATGCGGGTACATCTTATGCACATCTTTACAGGCTGCAACGTGGATTTACAAATGCA GTTATACAGGACATCAGTTTCAGTGATGACAGCAACTGGATTATGGTAAGTTCCTCAAGGGGGACAAGCCATTTATTTGCTATTAATCCATTTGGAGGATCAGTGAACTTCCAAACTTCAGATGCTAGTTACACCACTAAAAATAATGGATTTGGTGTAATGACTAAGTCAGCTGTTCGTTGGCCGCCCAATTTAGGTTTACTAATGCACAATCAACAGAGCATTTGTGCAACTGGTCCCCCAGTAACACTCTCAGTTGTCAGCAGAATAAGGAACGGAAATAATGGCTGGAGAAGTACTGTAACTGGTGCTGCAGCGGCTGCAACAGGCAGGTTGGGTTCCCTTTCAGGTGCTATTGCTTCATCCTTTCATAACTCCAAAAGTAACAATGATTTATATGTTGATGGCACCACTTTGAAGACAAAGTACCACCTTCTTGTTTTCTCTCCTTCGGGTTGTATGATACAGTATGTCCTGCGAATATCAATGGGTATAGATTCAATAAATGTTGCGTCCGGATTAGGGACAGCTCATGAATCTGTTCCAGAAAGTGATGGAAGGTTAGTAGTTGAGGCAATTCAGAAGTGGAATATTTGTCAGAAACAGAACCGAAGAGTGCAAGAGGATAATGTTGACATATATGGTGAGAATGGGAATTCAGACAGCAATAAGATATATCCAGAAGGCAAAAAAAATGGAAATAGTGTTCATCGCGAAGGTAGTGGTGCAGCTACAAAAGCGAAGATCAGCCTTGAGGAAAAGCATCATTTGTATATTTCAGAAGCTGAACTACAAATGCATCAACCTCATGTTCCAGTATGGACAAAGCCCGAG ATATACTTTCAATTGATGATGGCAGAGGGGATAAAAATGGATGTTGAAACTGCAATTCGAGGGGAAATTGAGGTTGAAAGGATTCCAATCCGTATGATTGAAGCAAGGTCGAAGGATTTAGTTCCAGTTTTTGACTATCTTCGACATACAAG GATTCCTGTGTTAGATAGTAATGTGAATGGGCAACTGCACCATCAAAGGTCTGTGCTGTCTGAAAATGGCAGGCTTTCGCATAGGAGCAGCTCTGGCTCGCTTGATTCCATGACTGATCGTGGTGTTGTAGCTGCCGATCATCAGAATGGGGTTGAAGAGGCTGGGTGGAATGGTCCTAGGATGCCAGTAGAAGCTATGGGCTTTGTAAATAGTAGTGACAGCCCCAAAAGAGATAATTGGCTTGAGAATGTAAATAATAGAGAGCACTTAAGAACAGAAGCTCAACTCAAGTTTGTAAATAGTAACAATGGGGGCCCAAAAGTGGAGAATCATTTTGAAGATGAGGACGATGAGTTTGATTAG
- the LOC110645771 gene encoding autophagy-related protein 18g isoform X2 gives MLKREIGESGIVAIWVFVAFVFWSLGTIMRNSSYGQQLQQKNSQGRPNNGFLPSSFRAISSYLRIVSSGASTVARSAASVAQSIVDRDGDGNNDQVQWAGFDKLEDGGDVIRQVLLLGYRSGFQVWDVEEADNVRDLVSRHDGPVSFMQMLPKPIASKRSTDKFADSRPILVVCTDGTLSGGSTTQDGLATLYNGSVPNHYDLGNSSFLPTIVRFYSLRTKSYIHVLKFRSIVCSVRCSTRIVAISQAAQIHCFDATTLEREYTILTNPIVSSYPGSGGTGYGPLAVGPRWLAYSGSPVAVSNSGRVVVRDIVSKCVVAQFRAHRSSISALCFDPSGTLLVTASVHGHNINVFKIMPGLLGSSSTGDAGTSYAHLYRLQRGFTNAVIQDISFSDDSNWIMVSSSRGTSHLFAINPFGGSVNFQTSDASYTTKNNGFGVMTKSAVRWPPNLGLLMHNQQSICATGPPVTLSVVSRIRNGNNGWRSTVTGAAAAATGRLGSLSGAIASSFHNSKSNNDLYVDGTTLKTKYHLLVFSPSGCMIQYVLRISMGIDSINVASGLGTAHESVPESDGRLVVEAIQKWNICQKQNRRVQEDNVDIYGENGNSDSNKIYPEGKKNGNSVHREGSGAATKAKISLEEKHHLYISEAELQMHQPHVPVWTKPEIYFQLMMAEGIKMDVETAIRGEIEVERIPIRMIEARSKDLVPVFDYLRHTRIPVLDSNVNGQLHHQRSVLSENGRLSHRSSSGSLDSMTDRGVVAADHQNGVEEAGWNGPRMPVEAMGFVNSSDSPKRDNWLENVNNREHLRTEAQLKFVNSNNGGPKVENHFEDEDDEFD, from the exons ATGCTTAAAAGAGAAATTGGAGAATCGGGGATTGTAGCAATTTGGGTTTTCGTTGCCTTTGTTTTTTGGTCTCTTGGGACTATTATGAGGAATAGTAGTTATGGGCAGCAGCTGCAGCAGAAGAATTCGCAGGGGCGACCGAACAATGGATTTTTACCAAGCTCGTTTAGGGCGATTTCTAGCTATTTGAGGATTGTTTCGTCTGGGGCGTCTACGGTGGCGAGGTCTGCTGCCTCTGTCGCGCAATCCATTGTGGATAGAGATGGTGATGGTAACAATGATCAG GTCCAGTGGGCTGGGTTTGACAAGTTAGAAGATGGTGGTGATGTGATTCGGCAGGTTCTTCTGTTGGGCTATCGGTCTGGTTTCCAGGTTTGGGATGTTGAGGAAGCTGATAACGTTCGTGACCTTGTTTCTAGACATGATGGTCCTGTTTCGTTCATGCAAATGCTACCAAAACCAATAGCATCAAAGAGGTCAACAGACAAGTTTGCAGACAGCCGACCTATTCTGGTAGTTTGTACTGATGGGACCCTTTCTGGAGGTAGTACCACTCAAGATGGATTAGCTACTCTGTACAATGGGAGCGTCCCTAACCACTATGATCTGGGTAACAGTAGTTTTTTGCCCACCATTGTACGGTTTTATTCCCTGAGAACTAAATCTTACATACATGTGCTGAAGTTCAGATCAATTGTTTGTTCTGTGAGGTGTAGCACTCGAATTGTTGCCATTTCTCAAGCAGCTCAG ATACACTGTTTTGATGCAACGACATTGGAGAGAGAATATACAATTCTCACAAATCCTATAGTCTCAAGTTATCCTGGTTCTGGAGGTACAGGCTATGGTCCTCTTGCAGTTGGTCCCAGATGGCTGGCTTACAGTGGAAGTCCAGTTGCAGTCTCTAATTCTGGACGT GTGGTTGTCAGGGATATTGTCAGTAAATGCGTCGTTGCCCAATTTAGAGCACACAGAAGTTCTATTTCAGCATTGTGCTTTGATCCTAGTGGGACCCTCTTGGTTACTGCCTCTGTTCATGGTCATAACATAAATGTTTTTAAAATAATGCCTGGACTCCTGGGAAGCTCCTCCACAGGTGATGCGGGTACATCTTATGCACATCTTTACAGGCTGCAACGTGGATTTACAAATGCA GTTATACAGGACATCAGTTTCAGTGATGACAGCAACTGGATTATGGTAAGTTCCTCAAGGGGGACAAGCCATTTATTTGCTATTAATCCATTTGGAGGATCAGTGAACTTCCAAACTTCAGATGCTAGTTACACCACTAAAAATAATGGATTTGGTGTAATGACTAAGTCAGCTGTTCGTTGGCCGCCCAATTTAGGTTTACTAATGCACAATCAACAGAGCATTTGTGCAACTGGTCCCCCAGTAACACTCTCAGTTGTCAGCAGAATAAGGAACGGAAATAATGGCTGGAGAAGTACTGTAACTGGTGCTGCAGCGGCTGCAACAGGCAGGTTGGGTTCCCTTTCAGGTGCTATTGCTTCATCCTTTCATAACTCCAAAAGTAACAATGATTTATATGTTGATGGCACCACTTTGAAGACAAAGTACCACCTTCTTGTTTTCTCTCCTTCGGGTTGTATGATACAGTATGTCCTGCGAATATCAATGGGTATAGATTCAATAAATGTTGCGTCCGGATTAGGGACAGCTCATGAATCTGTTCCAGAAAGTGATGGAAGGTTAGTAGTTGAGGCAATTCAGAAGTGGAATATTTGTCAGAAACAGAACCGAAGAGTGCAAGAGGATAATGTTGACATATATGGTGAGAATGGGAATTCAGACAGCAATAAGATATATCCAGAAGGCAAAAAAAATGGAAATAGTGTTCATCGCGAAGGTAGTGGTGCAGCTACAAAAGCGAAGATCAGCCTTGAGGAAAAGCATCATTTGTATATTTCAGAAGCTGAACTACAAATGCATCAACCTCATGTTCCAGTATGGACAAAGCCCGAG ATATACTTTCAATTGATGATGGCAGAGGGGATAAAAATGGATGTTGAAACTGCAATTCGAGGGGAAATTGAGGTTGAAAGGATTCCAATCCGTATGATTGAAGCAAGGTCGAAGGATTTAGTTCCAGTTTTTGACTATCTTCGACATACAAG GATTCCTGTGTTAGATAGTAATGTGAATGGGCAACTGCACCATCAAAGGTCTGTGCTGTCTGAAAATGGCAGGCTTTCGCATAGGAGCAGCTCTGGCTCGCTTGATTCCATGACTGATCGTGGTGTTGTAGCTGCCGATCATCAGAATGGGGTTGAAGAGGCTGGGTGGAATGGTCCTAGGATGCCAGTAGAAGCTATGGGCTTTGTAAATAGTAGTGACAGCCCCAAAAGAGATAATTGGCTTGAGAATGTAAATAATAGAGAGCACTTAAGAACAGAAGCTCAACTCAAGTTTGTAAATAGTAACAATGGGGGCCCAAAAGTGGAGAATCATTTTGAAGATGAGGACGATGAGTTTGATTAG